Proteins encoded together in one Schumannella luteola window:
- a CDS encoding dipeptide/oligopeptide/nickel ABC transporter permease/ATP-binding protein, producing the protein MTSATRSAGQTGDVVRPNTLRRLLRNPLGLISIIVLGILLIVAIIGPWIAPYSQTHADIAASLAGPSADHLLGTDSPGRDVLSRLLFGTQLTIFSGLLCAAVAIAIGLPSGLLAGYYGGWFDSVAGWAGNMLMSLPGIVVLLAVRAALGPSVWISMIIFGVLLSPGYFRLTRTAVQSVRNELYVDAARVAGLSDGRIIARHIFSVVRAPIIIQTAIVTGVAISIQAGLQFLGLGDPGEASWGAMVNEGFKNIYVAPGLIVAPIVMIGLTIGALVLLANALRDALEDGQKVSRKRRLTDIATGAVTLAMPVVKTGGSAERAAAPARGKRAAATVEAGTEHHLVKVTGLGVGYPQADGSTKHVVDDVSFHVDRGEVLGIVGESGSGKSQTAFSILGLLPDNAEIIAGSIQFDGRYTVEPGDTKVDQARVRPLRGKRIAYIPQEPMSNLDPNFTIGHQLSRPLRVVMGMSKAAAKARAIELLGLVGIVDPVRTYDLHPHEISGGMAQRVLIAGAISCEPDLIIADEPTTALDVTVQAEVLDLLRGLQKRIGMGIVLVTHNFGVVADLADRVLVMQSGHVVESGEVRQILRDPQNPYTRMLLSAMLEGKEPMTMLTEVGRERAGVRA; encoded by the coding sequence ATGACCTCCGCCACCCGCAGCGCCGGACAGACCGGCGACGTCGTCCGGCCGAACACGCTGCGCCGCCTGCTGCGCAACCCGCTCGGCCTGATCTCGATCATCGTGCTCGGCATCCTGCTGATCGTCGCGATCATCGGCCCGTGGATCGCGCCCTACAGCCAGACCCACGCCGACATCGCGGCGTCGCTCGCCGGGCCCTCGGCCGACCACCTGCTGGGCACCGACTCTCCCGGTCGCGACGTGCTCAGCCGACTGCTCTTCGGCACGCAGCTGACGATCTTCTCCGGCCTGCTCTGCGCAGCCGTCGCGATCGCGATCGGCCTGCCCTCGGGCCTGCTCGCCGGCTACTACGGCGGCTGGTTCGACTCGGTCGCCGGCTGGGCCGGCAACATGCTCATGAGCCTGCCCGGCATCGTCGTGCTGCTCGCGGTGCGCGCCGCCCTCGGGCCGTCGGTGTGGATCAGCATGATCATCTTCGGCGTGCTGCTCAGCCCCGGCTACTTCCGGCTGACGCGCACGGCCGTGCAGTCGGTGCGCAACGAGCTGTACGTGGATGCGGCCCGCGTCGCGGGCCTCTCCGACGGCCGCATCATCGCGCGGCACATCTTCTCGGTCGTGCGGGCGCCCATCATCATCCAGACCGCCATCGTCACCGGCGTCGCCATCTCGATCCAGGCGGGCCTGCAGTTCCTCGGGCTCGGCGACCCCGGCGAGGCCAGCTGGGGTGCGATGGTCAACGAGGGCTTCAAGAACATCTACGTCGCCCCGGGGCTGATCGTGGCGCCGATCGTCATGATCGGCCTGACGATCGGCGCGCTCGTGCTGCTCGCCAACGCGCTGCGGGATGCGCTCGAAGACGGACAGAAGGTGTCGCGCAAGCGGCGGCTCACCGACATCGCGACCGGCGCCGTGACCCTGGCGATGCCGGTCGTGAAGACGGGCGGCTCGGCCGAGCGCGCGGCGGCGCCGGCTCGCGGCAAGCGCGCCGCGGCGACCGTCGAGGCCGGCACCGAGCACCACCTCGTCAAGGTCACCGGCCTCGGCGTCGGGTACCCGCAGGCCGACGGCAGCACGAAGCACGTCGTCGACGACGTGAGCTTCCACGTCGACCGCGGCGAGGTGCTCGGCATCGTCGGCGAATCGGGATCGGGCAAGTCGCAGACCGCCTTCTCGATCCTCGGGCTGCTGCCCGACAACGCCGAGATCATCGCCGGCAGCATCCAGTTCGACGGCAGGTACACGGTCGAGCCGGGCGACACGAAGGTCGACCAGGCGCGGGTGCGGCCGCTGCGCGGCAAGCGCATCGCCTACATCCCGCAGGAGCCGATGTCGAACCTCGACCCGAACTTCACGATCGGGCACCAGCTCTCGCGCCCGCTGCGTGTGGTGATGGGGATGTCGAAGGCAGCCGCGAAGGCGCGCGCGATCGAGCTGCTCGGCCTGGTCGGCATCGTCGACCCGGTGCGCACCTACGACCTGCACCCGCACGAGATCTCGGGCGGCATGGCGCAGCGCGTGCTCATCGCCGGCGCCATCAGCTGCGAGCCCGACCTGATCATCGCCGACGAGCCGACCACAGCCCTCGACGTGACCGTGCAGGCCGAGGTGCTCGACCTGCTGCGCGGACTGCAGAAGCGCATCGGCATGGGCATCGTGCTCGTGACGCACAACTTCGGCGTCGTCGCCGACCTCGCCGACCGGGTGCTCGTCATGCAGTCGGGCCACGTCGTCGAGAGCGGCGAGGTGCGGCAGATCCTGCGCGACCCGCAGAACCCCTACACGCGGATGCTGCTCAGCGCCATGCTCGAAGGGAAAGAGCCCATGACGATGCTCACCGAGGTCGGCCGCGAGCGGGCGGGGGTCCGCGCATGA
- a CDS encoding ABC transporter permease, whose translation MLSFTLRRLGAGAVLLVVISALAYVLMFASGTNIARNILGETATEDQVALKQQQLGLDQPLWQRYLGWAGSALTGSLGRSWFGSEPVAQTIATRLPVTLTLVLTAIVLTAIIALALGVLAATKRGWVDKLLQVSVVVGDAIPGFVLAIILAFVFAIQLKLVPAVSTITPNAPASAWLLSLTLPVLAIVINAVTSSAQQIRSAVIRQYERDSIRTLRSRGLGEGEILFKHVLRGASPAGLTVLSLQFIGMLGGAVIIEKLFAIPGIGNLAVTATQLGDVPVVMGVVLYTVVIVVIVNLLVDLLNGWLNPKVRVA comes from the coding sequence ATGCTCAGCTTCACGCTCCGCCGCCTCGGCGCCGGCGCGGTGCTGCTCGTGGTGATCAGCGCGCTCGCCTACGTGCTGATGTTCGCCTCGGGCACCAACATCGCCCGCAACATCCTCGGCGAGACCGCGACCGAGGATCAGGTCGCCCTCAAGCAGCAGCAGCTCGGGCTCGACCAGCCGCTCTGGCAGCGCTACCTCGGCTGGGCCGGGTCGGCGCTCACCGGCAGCCTCGGCCGCTCGTGGTTCGGCTCCGAGCCGGTCGCGCAGACCATCGCCACGCGCCTGCCCGTCACGCTGACGCTCGTGCTCACCGCGATCGTGCTGACCGCGATCATCGCCCTCGCGCTCGGCGTGCTCGCCGCGACGAAGCGCGGCTGGGTCGACAAGCTGCTGCAGGTCTCGGTGGTCGTCGGGGATGCGATCCCCGGCTTCGTGCTGGCGATCATCCTCGCCTTCGTCTTCGCCATCCAGCTCAAGCTCGTCCCGGCGGTCAGCACGATCACGCCGAACGCGCCCGCGAGCGCGTGGCTGCTGTCGCTGACCCTGCCGGTGCTCGCGATCGTGATCAACGCGGTCACCTCCAGCGCGCAGCAGATCCGCAGCGCCGTCATCCGCCAGTACGAGCGCGACTCGATCCGCACCCTGCGCAGCCGCGGGCTCGGCGAGGGGGAGATCCTCTTCAAGCACGTGCTGCGCGGAGCCTCGCCCGCCGGACTCACCGTGCTGAGCCTGCAGTTCATCGGCATGCTCGGCGGCGCCGTGATCATCGAGAAGCTCTTCGCCATCCCCGGCATCGGCAACCTGGCCGTCACGGCCACCCAGCTCGGCGACGTGCCCGTGGTGATGGGCGTCGTGCTCTACACGGTCGTGATCGTCGTCATCGTGAACCTGCTGGTCGATCTGCTGAACGGCTGGCTCAACCCGAAGGTGCGTGTCGCATGA
- a CDS encoding ABC transporter substrate-binding protein, which produces MKFRKIVTGISVTAVAALALAGCAPGGSGDSSGASTDQILTIGALGDITDWDPAQAHVGHALQPYQAPYDTLILREPDGKLSPMLATKWSYDDSLTKLTVDLRDDVTFSDGAKFDADAVVANFTHFQKENGRQAAQLVNLDKAVATDEDTVEITLKQADPAFTYFLSQAAGLMGSPKALDGDGIGADPVGTGPYVMDKKASVAGSQYVFTKRKGYWNPDLQKFGGVTFKILIDVTARTNALVSGQVNATLLDARSAAQAEGAGFTLTKSQVDWGGLLLLDRDGKLLPELGDVRVRQAINYALDRKALVKSLQVGYGTPTAQAFGPASGAYDKSLDNAYPYDPAKAKKLLAEAGYADGFTLTVPGVASFETIFAAVGQQLSEVGITLKADPVPDQEIVNKIAGGSYPAAYFQLFQGEAWVAINQIISTNALYNSLDSTTPELQKLIDEVQAAPSAKEGDAAAKKINELVVDQAWFAPLYRLDQLYFTDKTVTVVAQTQMAIPSIYNYAPAGAK; this is translated from the coding sequence ATGAAGTTTCGCAAGATCGTGACGGGCATCTCCGTCACCGCCGTCGCGGCGCTCGCCCTCGCGGGCTGCGCCCCCGGAGGCTCCGGCGACAGCTCGGGCGCATCCACCGACCAGATCCTCACGATCGGCGCGCTCGGCGACATCACCGACTGGGATCCCGCCCAGGCGCACGTCGGCCACGCGCTCCAGCCCTACCAGGCGCCCTACGACACGCTCATCCTGCGCGAGCCCGACGGCAAGCTGTCGCCGATGCTCGCCACCAAGTGGAGCTACGACGACAGCCTCACCAAGCTGACCGTCGACCTGCGCGACGACGTGACCTTCAGCGACGGTGCGAAGTTCGACGCGGATGCCGTGGTCGCCAACTTCACGCACTTCCAGAAGGAGAACGGCCGCCAGGCCGCCCAACTGGTGAACCTCGACAAGGCCGTCGCCACCGACGAGGACACCGTCGAGATCACCCTCAAGCAGGCCGACCCGGCCTTCACCTACTTCCTCAGCCAGGCCGCCGGCCTGATGGGCAGCCCGAAGGCGCTCGACGGGGACGGGATCGGTGCCGACCCGGTCGGCACCGGACCCTACGTGATGGACAAGAAGGCCTCGGTGGCCGGATCGCAGTACGTCTTCACGAAGCGCAAGGGCTACTGGAACCCCGACCTGCAGAAGTTCGGCGGCGTGACCTTCAAGATCCTCATCGACGTGACCGCCCGCACCAACGCGCTCGTCTCCGGCCAGGTCAACGCGACCCTGCTGGACGCCCGCAGCGCCGCGCAGGCCGAGGGCGCCGGCTTCACGCTGACCAAGTCGCAGGTCGACTGGGGCGGACTCCTGCTGCTCGACCGCGACGGGAAGCTGCTGCCCGAGCTCGGTGACGTTCGCGTGCGCCAGGCGATCAACTACGCGCTCGACCGCAAGGCCCTCGTGAAGTCGCTGCAGGTCGGCTACGGCACCCCGACCGCTCAGGCCTTCGGCCCGGCATCCGGCGCCTACGACAAGTCGCTCGACAACGCCTACCCCTACGACCCCGCCAAGGCGAAGAAGCTCCTCGCCGAGGCCGGCTACGCCGACGGCTTCACGCTGACCGTGCCCGGTGTCGCGTCGTTCGAGACGATCTTCGCCGCCGTCGGCCAGCAGCTCTCCGAGGTCGGCATCACGCTGAAGGCCGACCCGGTGCCCGACCAGGAGATCGTCAACAAGATCGCCGGCGGGTCGTACCCGGCCGCCTACTTCCAGCTCTTCCAGGGCGAGGCGTGGGTCGCGATCAACCAGATCATCTCGACCAACGCGCTCTACAACAGCCTCGACAGCACGACGCCCGAGCTGCAGAAGCTCATCGACGAGGTGCAGGCCGCGCCGAGTGCGAAGGAGGGCGACGCGGCGGCGAAGAAGATCAACGAGCTCGTGGTCGATCAGGCCTGGTTCGCACCGCTCTACCGCCTCGACCAGCTCTACTTCACCGACAAGACGGTGACGGTCGTCGCGCAGACGCAGATGGCGATCCCGTCCATCTACAACTACGCCCCCGCCGGGGCCAAGTAG
- a CDS encoding Gfo/Idh/MocA family protein, with protein MTDQVRLGIVGYGAQGSMYAKLIRDGAVPSMTIGAIADIDADKRAKAAEANPGVAIHESFDALVASGDVDAVITTVPHFLHPEMGIAALNAGLHALVEKPAGVYTKQVAELNAVAASKPELTFAIMFNQRNNPLYRRLKEIVDAGEIGDILRTNWLITNWWRPQGYYDQSEWRATWGGEGGGVLVNQAPHQLDLWQWICGVPKSVFAKAAFGYRREIAVEDEVTALIDYGNGATGVFVTATHDIVGTDRFEILGTQGKIVVEGSKTATVTRLNKPEIELSAGMDMSDVMRLFMGEFDPAELYTTEVIEFESAWGGQHAGVLENFAQAILTGAELLAPGSEGINGVRLANAIHLSAWTGREVDLDSDPDVYLDALNEHIAEEGKFPTRA; from the coding sequence ATGACCGACCAGGTCCGCCTCGGCATCGTGGGCTACGGCGCCCAGGGCTCGATGTACGCGAAGCTCATCCGCGACGGCGCGGTGCCGAGCATGACGATCGGCGCGATCGCCGACATCGACGCCGACAAGCGCGCGAAGGCCGCCGAGGCCAACCCGGGCGTGGCGATCCACGAGAGCTTCGACGCGCTCGTCGCGAGCGGCGACGTGGATGCGGTCATCACCACCGTTCCGCACTTCCTGCACCCCGAGATGGGCATCGCCGCCCTCAACGCGGGGCTGCACGCCCTCGTCGAGAAGCCGGCCGGCGTCTACACGAAGCAGGTCGCCGAGCTCAACGCGGTCGCCGCCTCCAAGCCCGAGCTGACCTTCGCGATCATGTTCAACCAGCGCAACAACCCGCTGTACCGCCGCCTCAAGGAGATCGTCGACGCGGGCGAGATCGGCGACATCCTGCGCACCAACTGGCTCATCACGAACTGGTGGCGTCCGCAGGGCTACTACGACCAGAGCGAGTGGCGCGCCACCTGGGGCGGCGAGGGCGGCGGCGTGCTCGTCAACCAGGCGCCGCACCAGCTCGACCTCTGGCAGTGGATCTGCGGCGTGCCCAAGTCGGTGTTCGCCAAGGCCGCCTTCGGCTACCGCCGCGAGATCGCCGTCGAAGACGAGGTCACCGCGCTGATCGACTACGGCAACGGCGCCACCGGCGTCTTCGTCACCGCGACGCACGACATCGTCGGAACCGACCGCTTCGAGATCCTCGGAACCCAGGGCAAGATCGTCGTCGAGGGCAGCAAGACCGCCACCGTGACCCGCCTGAACAAGCCCGAGATCGAGCTCAGCGCCGGCATGGACATGAGCGACGTCATGCGCCTCTTCATGGGCGAGTTCGACCCGGCCGAGCTCTACACGACCGAGGTCATCGAGTTCGAGTCCGCCTGGGGCGGCCAGCACGCCGGCGTGCTCGAGAACTTCGCGCAGGCCATCCTCACCGGCGCCGAGCTGCTCGCACCGGGCAGCGAGGGCATCAACGGGGTGCGACTGGCGAACGCCATCCACCTCTCCGCCTGGACCGGACGCGAGGTCGACCTCGACTCCGACCCCGACGTGTACCTGGATGCGCTCAACGAGCACATCGCCGAGGAAGGGAAGTTCCCGACCCGGGCCTGA
- a CDS encoding Gfo/Idh/MocA family protein translates to MSDSTALVRAAVIGCGDISAVHLAAIAARPGTRLVAIADTDVGRREAASATHAVPGFATLTELLDAIEVDVVHITTPHSEHAPLAIEALGRGVNVLLEKPFAHSLEAGRALADAVAAPGAGKLALCFQNRYNTPVRALFDRLRSGDLGEIRGAVGTVLWHRTADYYRNRPWRGTWSGGGGGLLMNQAIHTLDLLQWMLGPVEQVSGSASTRSLADVIEVEDTAEMLLTHAGGAQSVFFATLANSRNAPIEIQLETEHAVATLRGDLTIEWADGRVETVTEPVTATGERSYWGVSHELLIDHFHSTLADPEPFWIGVDAGLDTLTTINAVYDASFPDRAARTAVKETAE, encoded by the coding sequence ATGAGCGACAGCACCGCCCTCGTCCGCGCCGCCGTCATCGGCTGCGGCGACATCTCAGCCGTTCACCTCGCCGCGATCGCCGCGCGCCCCGGCACGCGTCTCGTCGCGATCGCCGACACCGACGTGGGTCGCCGCGAGGCCGCATCCGCGACCCACGCCGTGCCCGGATTCGCCACGCTCACCGAGCTGCTGGATGCGATCGAGGTCGACGTCGTGCACATCACGACCCCGCACTCCGAGCACGCCCCGCTCGCGATCGAGGCGCTCGGCCGCGGCGTGAACGTGCTGCTCGAGAAGCCCTTCGCGCACAGCCTCGAGGCCGGCCGCGCACTGGCCGACGCCGTAGCCGCGCCCGGCGCCGGAAAGCTCGCCCTCTGCTTCCAGAACCGCTACAACACCCCGGTGCGCGCGCTGTTCGATCGCCTGCGCTCGGGCGACCTGGGCGAAATCCGCGGCGCCGTCGGAACCGTGCTCTGGCACCGCACCGCCGACTACTACCGCAACCGCCCGTGGCGCGGCACCTGGTCGGGTGGCGGCGGCGGACTGCTGATGAACCAGGCCATCCACACCCTCGACCTGCTGCAGTGGATGCTCGGCCCCGTCGAGCAGGTCAGCGGCAGCGCATCCACCCGCTCGCTCGCCGACGTGATCGAGGTCGAGGACACCGCCGAGATGCTGCTCACCCACGCCGGGGGAGCGCAGAGCGTATTCTTCGCGACGCTCGCCAACAGCCGCAACGCGCCCATCGAGATCCAGCTCGAGACCGAGCACGCCGTCGCGACCCTGCGCGGAGACCTCACGATCGAGTGGGCCGACGGCCGCGTCGAGACCGTCACCGAGCCGGTCACCGCGACCGGCGAGCGCTCGTACTGGGGCGTCTCGCACGAGCTGCTGATCGACCACTTCCACTCGACCCTCGCCGACCCCGAGCCGTTCTGGATCGGCGTCGACGCCGGCCTCGACACCCTCACCACCATCAACGCGGTCTACGACGCCTCGTTCCCCGATCGAGCCGCCCGCACCGCAGTCAAGGAGACAGCAGAATGA
- a CDS encoding sugar phosphate isomerase/epimerase family protein, with the protein MTTPTWTLSGFGDEIDPDPAIQVAVLKALGANHIEVRSAWGVNVVDLDDEQLAALADILKNAGMGVSAIASPIGKVDIALDPELEVARLRRIIRVAQALGTDRIRIFSFFRAEGVSVDEIREPVIHALTLLAAEAASAGVVLLHENEKAIYGDTPERVLDLVTAVDSPALRLAWDSANFVQVGVAHPHDDGFEQLAPYIDYLQVKDALTATGEVVPAGQGDGQVADTIRALRDRGYSGFASLEPHLAAAHELGGFSGPTAFGEAGRALAKILDAEGIATR; encoded by the coding sequence ATGACGACCCCGACCTGGACGCTCTCGGGCTTCGGCGATGAGATCGACCCGGACCCGGCCATCCAGGTCGCCGTTCTCAAGGCGCTCGGCGCGAACCACATCGAGGTGCGCAGCGCCTGGGGCGTCAACGTGGTCGACCTCGACGACGAGCAGCTCGCCGCGCTCGCCGACATCCTGAAGAACGCCGGCATGGGCGTCAGCGCGATCGCCTCGCCGATCGGCAAGGTCGACATCGCCCTCGACCCCGAGCTCGAGGTCGCCCGACTGCGCCGCATCATCCGCGTCGCGCAGGCGCTCGGCACCGACCGCATCCGCATCTTCTCCTTCTTCCGCGCCGAGGGCGTGAGCGTCGACGAGATCCGCGAGCCGGTCATCCACGCGCTCACGCTGCTCGCCGCCGAGGCCGCGTCGGCCGGCGTCGTGCTGCTGCACGAGAACGAGAAGGCCATCTACGGCGACACCCCCGAGCGCGTGCTCGACCTGGTCACGGCCGTCGACTCGCCCGCCCTGCGCCTCGCCTGGGACAGCGCCAACTTCGTGCAGGTCGGCGTCGCCCACCCGCACGACGACGGCTTCGAGCAGCTCGCGCCCTACATCGACTACCTGCAGGTGAAGGATGCGCTGACCGCCACCGGCGAGGTCGTGCCGGCTGGGCAGGGCGACGGCCAGGTCGCCGACACGATCCGCGCCCTGCGCGACCGCGGCTACAGCGGCTTCGCCTCGCTCGAGCCGCACCTCGCGGCCGCGCACGAGCTCGGCGGCTTCTCGGGTCCGACCGCGTTCGGGGAGGCCGGGCGCGCGCTCGCCAAGATCCTCGACGCCGAGGGGATCGCGACACGATGA
- a CDS encoding sulfite exporter TauE/SafE family protein: MEHLAPAAWALLVVAALVVGIAKTATSGATTVAVAIFAAVVPAREATACLLLLLIVGDVTALLSYRRHAEWRLLVRLIPMVVAGIALGAIFLLLVDDGIARKVIGVILLLLVAITLWSRRRSRVALAAAGGAASGVAGGSSAVGSSGVGASASGTTLATASRARRAEAIAFGALGGFTTMVANAGGPVMSLYFLALRFDVLTFLGTSAWFFACVNLAKLPIVIGLGLLSWQSALLVLCLAPAVLLGALGGRWLARRLTQTQFTRIVLVLTVVGALYLLVR; this comes from the coding sequence GTGGAGCATCTGGCGCCGGCCGCGTGGGCCCTGCTCGTCGTCGCCGCCCTCGTCGTCGGCATCGCGAAGACCGCGACCTCCGGAGCCACGACCGTCGCCGTCGCGATCTTCGCCGCCGTCGTCCCCGCCCGCGAGGCGACCGCGTGCCTGCTGCTGCTCTTGATCGTCGGCGACGTGACCGCGCTGCTCAGCTACCGTCGTCACGCCGAGTGGCGGCTGCTGGTGCGCCTGATCCCGATGGTCGTCGCCGGCATCGCGCTCGGCGCGATCTTCCTGCTCCTGGTGGATGACGGCATCGCCCGCAAGGTGATCGGTGTCATCCTGCTGCTGCTCGTGGCGATCACGCTGTGGTCGCGGCGGCGGTCGCGCGTCGCGCTCGCTGCGGCCGGCGGCGCCGCGTCCGGCGTTGCAGGCGGCTCCTCGGCCGTCGGCTCGTCGGGCGTCGGGGCCTCCGCCTCCGGCACCACTCTTGCGACCGCATCCCGCGCCCGCCGCGCCGAGGCGATCGCCTTCGGCGCCCTCGGCGGCTTCACGACGATGGTCGCGAACGCGGGCGGCCCGGTGATGTCGCTCTACTTCCTGGCGCTGCGCTTCGACGTGCTGACCTTCCTCGGAACCTCCGCCTGGTTCTTCGCCTGCGTGAACCTGGCGAAGCTGCCCATCGTGATCGGACTCGGCCTGCTGAGCTGGCAGTCGGCGCTGCTCGTGCTCTGCCTCGCCCCCGCCGTGCTGCTCGGAGCCCTCGGCGGCCGCTGGCTGGCCCGCCGCCTCACCCAGACCCAGTTCACCCGCATCGTGCTGGTGCTCACCGTGGTCGGGGCGCTGTACCTGCTCGTGCGGTGA
- a CDS encoding Pr6Pr family membrane protein: MALLAAGVVTFLVIDPLLAWDEQNPWLGRGRLFLYFTTQSNALAVAAYAAFGVALLRGRRPGRALELLRGLATVDMAITGIVHGLVLADPSAPWSFSEFVLHQAGPILIALWWIALPPSPRLSFAAVPLWLAHPLIWTAGALTYRAESSDGWAPYFFLDPTQVDGWGGVATFVAVILVAHAVLGAGAVLVSRAPWARRG; the protein is encoded by the coding sequence GTGGCGCTGCTCGCCGCCGGGGTGGTGACCTTTCTCGTGATCGACCCCCTGCTCGCCTGGGACGAGCAGAACCCGTGGCTCGGCCGCGGCCGCCTGTTCCTCTATTTCACGACGCAGTCGAACGCGCTCGCCGTCGCCGCCTACGCGGCCTTCGGCGTCGCTCTGCTGCGCGGCCGACGACCCGGCCGCGCGCTCGAGCTGCTGCGCGGACTCGCGACCGTCGACATGGCGATCACCGGCATCGTGCACGGACTCGTGCTCGCCGATCCGTCCGCACCGTGGAGCTTCTCGGAGTTCGTGCTGCACCAGGCCGGCCCGATCCTCATCGCGCTGTGGTGGATCGCTCTGCCGCCGAGCCCGCGGCTGTCGTTCGCGGCCGTTCCGCTGTGGCTCGCGCATCCGCTGATCTGGACCGCCGGCGCCCTCACCTACCGCGCCGAGTCGAGCGATGGATGGGCGCCCTACTTCTTCCTCGACCCGACCCAGGTCGACGGCTGGGGCGGGGTCGCGACCTTCGTGGCCGTGATCCTCGTCGCGCACGCCGTGCTCGGCGCCGGCGCGGTGCTCGTGTCGCGGGCGCCGTGGGCACGGCGCGGCTGA
- a CDS encoding LuxR C-terminal-related transcriptional regulator: MSTQADRPVAIAGPRGRLVAVRRPRAVTAAALLVTVGAVIAAVSLLLDALGGTATFVTHPVSVIAQGGSAVGVALLAARRAGLGDRRGGWWMLALAAALLGYLALGAVATRTAASASPAVVAVVVGLWSVWWAVPSTLVQLAALDAAGLRRRSTAAIGALVALMIGLAAFVTDSVAPFAGVAPAAPGAWRSSGLLDALTIVQGVIALAIPVGLAVRAVRLRRVVDVGAAARRRPRDAGMRSHSAALLLAAAAAIPPLLVVVCIGLAIARDPGAVDPAVGSVGYLVALSTGCLLAAGCLGAVRPASPAVVGRLIAGVLGGYALVALVIAATLLGSALAPAGPLAVALVGIVATALAAAAWWIAWRRLLAGIAANEPAPASAPRFAMLSPREHEVLALLADGARDAEIAARLHLSERTVESHLNRVFAKLGLDAADGRNRRILAVRAWAESGAPAPPANGLREKPDTAAGPIGRA, from the coding sequence GTGTCGACGCAGGCGGATCGCCCGGTCGCGATCGCGGGGCCGCGCGGTCGGCTCGTCGCCGTGCGGCGACCGCGCGCGGTCACCGCGGCCGCGCTGCTCGTCACGGTCGGGGCGGTGATCGCGGCGGTGTCGCTGCTGCTCGACGCGCTCGGCGGTACCGCCACCTTCGTCACGCATCCCGTGAGCGTGATCGCGCAGGGCGGGTCGGCCGTCGGCGTGGCCCTGCTGGCCGCGCGCCGTGCCGGCCTGGGCGACCGTCGGGGCGGCTGGTGGATGCTCGCGCTCGCCGCCGCGCTGCTCGGCTACCTCGCGCTCGGCGCCGTCGCGACGCGCACCGCCGCATCCGCGTCGCCGGCCGTGGTCGCCGTCGTCGTCGGGCTGTGGAGCGTGTGGTGGGCCGTTCCGTCGACGCTCGTGCAGCTCGCCGCGCTCGACGCCGCCGGGCTCCGTCGACGGTCGACCGCGGCGATCGGCGCCCTCGTCGCGCTCATGATCGGCCTGGCCGCGTTCGTCACCGACTCGGTCGCCCCCTTCGCCGGAGTCGCCCCCGCCGCGCCCGGCGCCTGGCGCTCGAGCGGACTGCTGGATGCGTTGACGATCGTGCAGGGCGTGATCGCGCTGGCGATCCCGGTCGGGCTCGCGGTGCGGGCCGTGCGGCTGCGGCGCGTGGTCGATGTCGGGGCTGCCGCGCGACGCCGCCCACGCGACGCCGGGATGCGGTCGCACTCCGCCGCGCTGCTGCTCGCGGCCGCGGCGGCCATCCCGCCCCTGCTCGTCGTCGTCTGCATCGGGCTCGCGATCGCGCGCGACCCGGGCGCCGTCGACCCGGCCGTCGGCAGCGTCGGCTATCTCGTCGCGCTGTCGACCGGATGCCTGCTGGCCGCCGGCTGCCTCGGGGCGGTGCGTCCGGCATCCCCCGCCGTGGTCGGCCGCCTGATCGCCGGCGTGCTCGGCGGCTACGCGCTCGTCGCGCTCGTGATCGCCGCGACGCTGCTCGGGTCTGCTCTCGCCCCGGCCGGACCGCTCGCGGTCGCCCTCGTCGGAATCGTCGCCACCGCGCTCGCCGCGGCCGCCTGGTGGATCGCCTGGCGTCGCCTGCTCGCCGGGATCGCCGCGAACGAACCCGCGCCGGCGAGCGCGCCGCGCTTCGCGATGCTCAGCCCGCGCGAGCACGAGGTGCTGGCGCTGCTCGCCGACGGCGCGCGCGATGCCGAGATCGCCGCGAGACTCCACCTCTCGGAGCGCACGGTCGAGTCGCACCTGAACCGCGTCTTCGCGAAGCTCGGGCTCGACGCGGCCGACGGGCGCAACCGGCGCATCCTCGCCGTGCGGGCCTGGGCCGAATCGGGGGCTCCGGCGCCGCCGGCGAACGGATTACGGGAAAAGCCGGATACCGCGGCGGGGCCCATCGGTCGAGCGTAG